A window of the Bacteroides thetaiotaomicron VPI-5482 genome harbors these coding sequences:
- a CDS encoding glycoside hydrolase family 88 protein: MKKIVAGLVVVLGFCACAHRTSGTLDVNKALDYCAEQTQRSLVELKGDSGIDYTMMPRNVMADEHHWNCRKATKEEWCAGFWPGVLWYDYEYTQDKHILEEAEKFTASLEFLSRIPAYDHDLGFLVFCSYGNGYRLTKNPAYKQVILDTADSLATLFNPVVGTMLSWPREVEPRNWPHNTIMDNMINLEMLFWAAKNGGNPYLYDIAVSHADKTMKCQFRPDYTSYHVAVYDTITGNLIKGVTHQGYADSTMWARGQAWAIYGYTVVYRETKDPKYLDFVQKVADVYLERLPEDKVPYWDFSAPGIPDVPRDASAAAVVASALLELSAYLPNGKGKHYKDAAIEMLTSLSSDNYQSGKSNPAFLLHSTGHWPAHSEIDASIIYADYYYIEALLRLKRLQEGEGVLG; encoded by the coding sequence ATGAAGAAGATTGTAGCAGGGTTGGTTGTAGTACTAGGCTTTTGTGCATGTGCCCATCGGACTTCCGGTACGTTGGATGTGAATAAAGCTCTGGATTATTGCGCGGAACAGACCCAACGTTCACTGGTAGAACTGAAAGGAGACTCGGGTATAGACTATACAATGATGCCACGTAATGTCATGGCAGACGAACATCATTGGAACTGTCGGAAAGCAACGAAGGAAGAATGGTGTGCCGGTTTCTGGCCGGGAGTGTTGTGGTATGATTATGAGTATACACAAGACAAGCATATACTGGAAGAAGCCGAAAAGTTTACGGCATCCTTAGAGTTCCTTTCCCGCATTCCGGCTTATGATCATGATCTGGGCTTTTTGGTTTTTTGCAGCTACGGCAACGGATATCGCCTGACCAAGAATCCCGCTTACAAACAAGTGATTCTGGACACAGCCGATTCATTGGCTACTTTGTTTAATCCGGTAGTCGGCACGATGCTGTCCTGGCCGCGGGAAGTAGAACCCCGCAACTGGCCCCACAATACCATCATGGACAATATGATCAATCTTGAGATGCTTTTCTGGGCAGCAAAGAACGGGGGGAATCCTTACTTATACGACATCGCTGTATCTCATGCCGACAAGACTATGAAGTGTCAGTTCCGTCCGGACTATACCTCATATCATGTAGCAGTATATGATACTATTACAGGTAACCTGATTAAAGGAGTGACTCATCAAGGATATGCGGACAGCACAATGTGGGCACGTGGACAAGCATGGGCTATTTATGGCTACACCGTAGTCTATCGTGAAACGAAAGATCCCAAATACCTTGACTTTGTGCAGAAAGTAGCTGATGTCTATCTGGAACGCTTGCCCGAAGACAAAGTACCTTATTGGGATTTCAGTGCTCCAGGCATACCCGATGTTCCGCGTGATGCTTCGGCGGCTGCCGTAGTTGCTTCCGCACTGCTCGAACTGTCTGCCTATCTCCCCAATGGGAAGGGCAAACACTACAAGGATGCCGCTATCGAAATGCTGACAAGCCTGAGTTCCGACAATTATCAGAGCGGTAAAAGTAATCCGGCTTTCCTGCTTCATAGCACAGGCCATTGGCCGGCTCATTCGGAGATAGACGCTTCTATTATCTATGCAGACTATTATTATATAGAGGCATTGCTTCGTCTGAAACGCCTGCAGGAGGGAGAAGGAGTATTGGGATAG
- a CDS encoding copper resistance protein NlpE has product MKKVIMLAAVVAALASCQSKANKAAEAEADSLSIEMAPITEVTEVYEGTLPAADGPGIDYVLTLNAATDGVDTTYTLDMTYLDAEGQGKNKTFSSKGKQQTIQKVVNKKPTKAVKLTPNDGEAPMYFVIVNDTTLRLVNDSLQEAVSDLNYDIIKVKK; this is encoded by the coding sequence ATGAAAAAAGTAATTATGTTAGCAGCAGTCGTAGCTGCTTTGGCATCTTGCCAGTCAAAAGCCAACAAAGCCGCAGAGGCAGAAGCAGACAGTCTTTCTATAGAAATGGCTCCGATCACAGAAGTGACCGAAGTTTATGAAGGTACACTCCCTGCTGCCGACGGTCCGGGTATCGACTACGTATTGACCCTGAACGCTGCAACTGACGGTGTAGATACCACGTATACACTGGATATGACTTACCTCGATGCAGAAGGTCAGGGTAAGAATAAAACCTTCTCTTCTAAAGGAAAACAACAGACTATCCAAAAAGTAGTGAACAAAAAACCTACCAAAGCTGTTAAGTTAACTCCGAATGATGGTGAGGCTCCAATGTATTTTGTGATTGTAAATGACACTACCCTGCGTTTGGTAAACGATAGCCTGCAGGAAGCTGTCAGCGATCTGAATTATGACATCATCAAGGTAAAGAAATAA
- a CDS encoding hemolysin family protein, with translation MEFLIILLLLVLNGIFAMYEIALVSSSKARLETLAGKGNKSARGVLKQLEEPEKFLSTIQIGITLIGIVSGAYGGVAIADDLVPLFSLIPGAEAYARNLAMITTVVIITYLSLIIGELVPKSIALSNPERYATLFSPIMILLTKVSYPFVWFLSISTRLLNRIIGVKNEERPMTQEEIKMILHQSSEQGVIDKEETEMLRDVFRFSDKRANELMTHRRDLVIFHPDDTKDKVMKTIEEEHYSKYLLVDERKDEIIGVVSVKDIILMVGNKKEFNLREIARPALFIPESLYANKILELFKKNKNKFGVVVNEYGSTEGIITLHDLTESIFGDILEEDDTEEEDIVRRQDGSMLVEASMNIKDFMEEMGILSYEDLEDEDFTTLGGLAMFLLGGIPKAGDIFTYKNLQFEVVDMDRGRVDKLLVIKRDEEE, from the coding sequence ATGGAATTTCTTATCATACTTCTCTTACTTGTACTGAATGGCATCTTTGCCATGTACGAAATTGCGCTGGTATCATCCAGCAAAGCACGTCTCGAAACTCTCGCCGGAAAAGGCAACAAATCTGCACGTGGAGTACTGAAACAACTGGAAGAACCCGAAAAGTTCTTGTCCACCATTCAAATCGGTATTACCCTGATCGGTATCGTATCCGGTGCCTATGGTGGTGTCGCTATCGCAGACGACCTTGTTCCGCTCTTCTCCCTCATACCGGGAGCGGAAGCCTATGCACGTAATCTGGCCATGATCACCACTGTGGTAATCATCACCTATCTCTCTCTTATCATCGGAGAGCTGGTTCCCAAGTCCATTGCCCTCAGCAATCCGGAACGGTACGCAACCTTGTTCAGCCCGATTATGATTTTATTGACGAAAGTATCCTATCCGTTCGTCTGGTTTCTCAGTATCTCCACCCGCCTGCTGAACAGAATCATCGGCGTAAAGAACGAAGAACGCCCGATGACACAGGAAGAGATCAAAATGATTCTCCACCAAAGCTCCGAACAGGGAGTGATCGACAAGGAAGAGACGGAAATGCTGCGTGATGTGTTCCGCTTCTCGGACAAACGTGCCAATGAACTGATGACGCACCGCAGAGACCTTGTCATCTTCCATCCCGACGATACGAAAGACAAGGTGATGAAGACAATCGAAGAAGAGCACTACAGCAAATATCTGTTGGTGGACGAGCGGAAAGACGAGATTATCGGTGTGGTATCCGTAAAGGATATTATTCTGATGGTAGGCAATAAAAAAGAGTTCAATCTGCGCGAAATAGCCCGTCCGGCTCTGTTTATCCCCGAAAGTTTATATGCAAATAAAATTTTAGAGCTGTTCAAGAAGAACAAAAACAAGTTCGGAGTTGTTGTTAACGAGTATGGTAGTACAGAAGGTATCATTACCCTGCACGACCTTACCGAAAGCATCTTCGGAGACATCCTTGAAGAGGACGATACGGAAGAGGAAGATATCGTCAGAAGACAGGATGGTTCGATGCTGGTGGAGGCTTCGATGAACATCAAGGACTTTATGGAAGAGATGGGAATCCTATCTTATGAAGACCTGGAGGACGAAGACTTCACGACCCTCGGAGGATTGGCAATGTTCCTGCTGGGCGGTATCCCGAAAGCCGGAGATATCTTCACCTACAAGAACCTGCAATTCGAAGTAGTAGATATGGACCGCGGACGGGTAGACAAACTGCTGGTCATCAAACGGGACGAAGAAGAATAA
- a CDS encoding M48 family metallopeptidase encodes MKKQIALVALLFLGMSCFNASAQFKKFNLGKAIQAGKDAAQAISLSDADIAAMSKEYMEWMDKHNPLTKPDSEYGKRLERLTGNIKEVDGMKVNFGVYEVVDVNAFACGDGSVRICAGLMDVMTDEEVMAVIGHEIGHVIHTDSKDAMKNAYFRSAVKNAAGAASSQVAKLTDSELGAMAEALAGAQYSQKQEYEADAYGVEFCVKNNIDPYGMYKSLNKLLELSNGAPASSYMQRMFSSHPDTAKRVARAKELADKYKQ; translated from the coding sequence ATGAAAAAACAAATTGCATTAGTAGCCCTGTTATTTTTGGGCATGAGTTGTTTTAACGCTTCAGCACAATTCAAGAAATTCAATTTAGGCAAAGCTATTCAAGCAGGAAAAGATGCCGCACAAGCAATCTCTCTATCTGACGCCGACATTGCTGCTATGAGCAAGGAGTATATGGAATGGATGGACAAGCATAACCCACTGACCAAACCGGACAGCGAATACGGAAAACGCCTGGAAAGACTGACCGGAAACATCAAAGAAGTAGATGGTATGAAAGTTAACTTTGGCGTATATGAAGTAGTGGACGTTAACGCTTTCGCCTGTGGTGACGGCAGCGTGCGTATCTGTGCCGGACTGATGGACGTCATGACTGACGAAGAAGTAATGGCAGTAATCGGTCATGAGATCGGTCATGTCATCCATACCGACTCTAAAGACGCAATGAAGAATGCATATTTCCGTTCGGCTGTAAAGAATGCGGCAGGAGCAGCCAGCAGCCAGGTCGCCAAACTGACTGACTCTGAACTGGGAGCAATGGCAGAAGCACTTGCCGGCGCACAATACTCACAGAAACAAGAGTACGAAGCAGATGCCTACGGCGTAGAGTTCTGCGTAAAAAACAACATCGACCCTTATGGTATGTACAAATCACTGAATAAGCTTCTCGAATTGTCCAATGGGGCTCCCGCATCTTCCTACATGCAGAGAATGTTTTCTTCACACCCCGACACTGCCAAACGTGTAGCCCGTGCTAAAGAACTGGCTGATAAATACAAACAATAA
- a CDS encoding TonB-dependent receptor: MKRLLSLLLFCNITISFLLAQPVHQVKGTVIDKSSRQPLEFINVMIVGLNKGGVTNAEGKFSIGQVPPGIYRLQASAIGYKTVTTPEYILSTRDLHIQIEMEENQTELEGVTVTASPFRRDIESPVSLRIIGLQEIEKSPGANRDISCIVQSYPGVAFSPIGYRNDLIVRGGSPSENRFYLDGVEIPNINHFSTQGASGGPVGILNADLIREVNFYTGAFPTDKGNALSSVLDFKLRDGDMERNSLKATLGASEVSLASNGHLGKKTSYLVSVRQSYLQFLFDMLGLPFLPTFTDAQFKLKTRFDARNELTVLGLGGIDKMKLNTKADDEDNEYILSYLPKIQQETFTLGAVYRHYAGAHVQSVVASHSYLNNRNTKYQQNDESDPEHLMLRLRSTEQNTQLRLENSSSFRNWKVTVGTSLDYSQYSNTTFQKVYTDRAQTFDYHTYLGIMRWGLFGTVNYTSIDERFTASLGLRADANNYSAAMKDLSDQLSPRLSLSYQLTEHWSLSGNAGLYYQLPPYTALGFKNNNGLYANKYALRYMQVSQGSVGLNWRKGDTFEVSVEGFYKDYDKIPLSVADGIPLTCKGNDYGVIGNELLTSTAQGRSYGAELLLKWLVAKKLNLASSFTLFKSEYRTDKESEYIASAWDNRFIFNLRGTYNLPRHWSVGMKVSCIGGAPYTPYDADKSSLVTAWNAQGKPYYDYTRYNEERLPAFTQVDIRIDKTFYLKRCMLGFYIDLQNIAGSKLKQADVLMSTGVIKNPDAPIAEQRYVMKSLKQESGTLLPTLGITFEY, translated from the coding sequence ATGAAAAGACTACTGTCGCTTCTGCTGTTTTGCAACATAACCATATCCTTCCTTCTGGCACAGCCTGTCCACCAAGTGAAGGGAACAGTCATTGATAAATCCAGCCGTCAGCCATTGGAATTTATCAATGTAATGATTGTCGGACTCAATAAAGGCGGAGTGACGAATGCCGAAGGTAAGTTCTCGATCGGGCAAGTACCGCCCGGCATCTATCGCCTGCAAGCGTCCGCTATCGGATACAAAACTGTCACTACCCCCGAATACATACTTTCGACCAGAGACCTACATATACAAATAGAGATGGAAGAGAATCAGACGGAACTGGAAGGAGTGACCGTCACCGCCTCCCCTTTCCGCCGGGACATTGAAAGTCCGGTCAGCCTGCGCATCATCGGACTGCAGGAAATAGAAAAAAGTCCGGGAGCCAACCGGGACATCTCATGCATCGTACAGTCTTATCCGGGAGTTGCCTTCTCACCGATAGGATACCGTAACGACCTGATCGTACGCGGCGGATCGCCTTCCGAAAACCGCTTTTACCTGGACGGAGTAGAGATCCCTAATATCAACCATTTCAGCACACAGGGAGCATCGGGCGGTCCGGTAGGTATCCTTAATGCCGACCTGATACGGGAAGTGAACTTCTATACCGGAGCCTTCCCGACAGACAAAGGAAATGCGCTCAGTTCCGTGCTCGACTTCAAATTGCGCGACGGGGACATGGAACGCAATTCCCTGAAAGCTACTCTCGGAGCTTCCGAAGTCTCCCTTGCCTCCAACGGACATTTGGGCAAAAAGACTTCCTATCTGGTTTCCGTCCGTCAGTCCTACCTGCAATTCTTGTTTGATATGCTCGGGCTGCCCTTTCTGCCGACTTTTACGGATGCGCAATTCAAGCTGAAAACAAGGTTTGACGCCCGGAATGAATTGACTGTACTAGGGCTGGGCGGTATTGATAAGATGAAGCTAAACACCAAAGCCGACGATGAAGACAACGAATACATCCTCAGTTACCTGCCTAAGATTCAGCAGGAGACGTTCACTCTAGGTGCCGTATACCGGCACTATGCGGGGGCACACGTGCAGTCAGTCGTTGCCAGTCACAGTTATCTGAACAACCGGAACACCAAATATCAGCAGAACGACGAAAGCGATCCGGAGCATCTGATGCTCCGCCTCCGTTCTACGGAACAAAATACTCAGCTCCGTCTTGAGAACAGTTCGTCTTTCCGCAACTGGAAAGTCACAGTCGGAACCAGTCTGGACTATAGCCAGTATAGCAACACCACCTTTCAGAAGGTATACACCGACCGTGCGCAGACGTTCGACTACCATACCTATCTGGGCATCATGCGTTGGGGACTTTTCGGAACAGTCAATTACACCTCCATAGACGAGCGTTTTACGGCTTCTCTGGGACTGCGTGCCGATGCCAACAACTACTCGGCAGCCATGAAAGACCTGTCCGACCAGCTCTCTCCCCGCCTGTCACTCTCCTATCAACTGACGGAGCACTGGTCGCTGAGCGGAAACGCAGGACTCTATTATCAACTGCCTCCCTACACCGCTCTCGGCTTTAAAAACAATAACGGACTCTATGCCAACAAGTATGCGCTCCGCTATATGCAAGTCAGCCAGGGTAGCGTAGGACTGAACTGGAGAAAGGGCGATACCTTCGAAGTATCCGTCGAAGGATTCTATAAAGATTATGACAAAATTCCTCTTTCCGTAGCCGACGGCATTCCGTTGACCTGCAAAGGAAACGATTACGGAGTGATTGGCAATGAGCTGCTTACTTCCACCGCACAGGGACGGTCTTACGGAGCAGAGCTTCTCCTTAAATGGCTGGTCGCCAAGAAACTGAATCTCGCCTCATCTTTCACGCTCTTTAAAAGCGAATATCGTACTGATAAGGAAAGCGAGTACATCGCTTCCGCATGGGACAACCGCTTTATTTTCAACTTGCGGGGAACTTACAATCTCCCCCGGCACTGGAGCGTCGGAATGAAAGTCAGCTGTATAGGCGGTGCCCCCTATACTCCTTATGATGCCGACAAGTCATCTCTGGTAACAGCCTGGAATGCACAGGGAAAACCGTATTACGACTATACCCGATACAATGAAGAACGACTCCCGGCCTTCACTCAGGTAGATATCCGCATAGACAAAACATTCTATCTGAAGCGCTGTATGCTGGGTTTCTACATCGATCTGCAGAATATCGCGGGCAGCAAGCTGAAACAGGCAGATGTATTAATGAGCACCGGAGTAATCAAGAATCCGGACGCACCGATAGCCGAACAACGGTATGTCATGAAGTCGCTCAAGCAAGAAAGCGGTACACTGCTGCCGACTTTGGGAATCACGTTTGAATACTAA
- a CDS encoding DUF2007 domain-containing protein yields MKTVKLITCNDAMKAHILQGALENEGIESILHNENFSTLYKSCVSSIAGVDILVADEDYEKAVQVLRQNQSWPEELTLCPYCGSSDIKFVLRKGHKLRAVGAAVLSMLAAAPPGDNHWEYTCQQCHQTFETPVAEFQPSGEDEE; encoded by the coding sequence ATGAAAACCGTAAAATTGATTACCTGTAATGACGCGATGAAGGCGCATATCCTTCAAGGGGCGCTGGAGAATGAGGGCATTGAATCTATTCTGCATAATGAGAACTTTTCTACTTTGTATAAAAGTTGCGTGAGCAGTATTGCGGGAGTGGATATCCTGGTAGCGGATGAAGATTATGAGAAAGCCGTTCAGGTGCTGAGGCAGAACCAAAGCTGGCCCGAAGAACTGACGCTCTGTCCTTATTGCGGTTCGTCCGATATTAAATTCGTATTGAGAAAAGGACACAAACTGCGTGCTGTTGGCGCAGCTGTACTTTCCATGCTGGCAGCGGCGCCTCCGGGGGACAATCATTGGGAATATACTTGCCAGCAGTGTCATCAGACTTTTGAGACACCTGTTGCCGAATTTCAACCTTCGGGAGAAGACGAAGAATGA
- a CDS encoding alpha/beta hydrolase → MKKKKLLLIALLLVGAASSFAAKVDTLLVKSPSMNKDIKVVVVTPDAALGKKATACPTVYLLHGFGGHAKTWIEIKPNLPQIADEKGIIFVCPDGSTSWYWDSPKDPSFRYETFVSSELVKYIDGHYKTITDRKGRAITGLSMGGHGGLWTAIRHKDTFGACGSTSGGVDIRPFPKNWDMAKRLGDYESNKEIWDTHTVINQIDKIQNGDLAIIFDCGEADFFIQVNKDLHNRLLEKKIDHDFITRPGGHTGEYWNNAIDYQILFFDKFFKK, encoded by the coding sequence ATGAAAAAGAAAAAACTTCTATTAATCGCTCTTTTGTTAGTTGGGGCAGCGTCTTCTTTTGCTGCCAAAGTAGATACGTTATTAGTGAAAAGTCCTTCCATGAACAAGGACATCAAGGTAGTAGTAGTCACTCCGGATGCGGCATTGGGAAAGAAAGCTACGGCGTGTCCTACTGTTTATCTCTTGCATGGTTTTGGCGGACATGCCAAGACGTGGATTGAGATTAAACCCAATCTGCCTCAGATCGCGGATGAGAAAGGAATCATATTTGTTTGCCCGGACGGAAGTACCAGCTGGTATTGGGACAGTCCGAAAGACCCGTCTTTCCGATATGAAACTTTTGTCTCATCGGAACTGGTGAAGTATATCGACGGACATTACAAGACAATCACCGACCGCAAGGGGCGTGCCATTACCGGTCTGAGTATGGGCGGACATGGTGGTCTGTGGACTGCTATCCGTCATAAAGATACCTTTGGCGCTTGTGGAAGTACAAGTGGAGGTGTAGACATTCGTCCGTTCCCGAAGAATTGGGACATGGCAAAACGCCTGGGGGATTATGAATCTAACAAGGAAATATGGGATACGCATACTGTAATCAATCAGATTGATAAGATTCAGAACGGGGATTTGGCAATTATCTTTGATTGTGGCGAGGCTGACTTCTTCATTCAGGTGAATAAGGATTTGCACAACCGCTTATTGGAAAAGAAGATCGATCATGATTTTATCACCCGTCCCGGAGGACATACCGGAGAATACTGGAATAACGCTATCGATTACCAGATTTTGTTCTTTGATAAATTCTTCAAGAAATAA
- a CDS encoding DUF4595 domain-containing protein, with the protein MKKIALLLCAIVMFGCSDDEEKVGTEVPDPEISKMLFSEFCKSDGIGVSDVTKEEEFRYEDAWLTGYTYTQEVSIADLTEIISHSLTIQYGNNRSSVTFTDEIGTERKYTLNEEGYATQCEYASLDQKRQYTFLYTDGYLTQVNEKIMPREGSSDAVVAHTLSLQYDKGDLISTISPSLPYESSTGYGKLQTNYEAGEDINYYRLPCMLVADTYPLSFHREALFAGMLGKPTQHLTTASYPEKTSDTYTERTEYTYSFDKNKKPVSLKVSTKYGNGKSISYLNRTISITIE; encoded by the coding sequence ATGAAAAAGATAGCACTTCTGTTGTGTGCGATAGTAATGTTCGGTTGTTCGGATGATGAAGAAAAAGTAGGCACAGAAGTTCCTGACCCGGAAATAAGCAAGATGCTGTTCTCCGAATTTTGCAAGTCCGATGGAATCGGAGTATCTGACGTTACTAAAGAAGAAGAGTTTCGCTACGAAGATGCCTGGCTGACCGGTTATACCTACACGCAAGAAGTTTCGATAGCGGACTTGACAGAGATCATCAGCCATTCGCTTACCATCCAATACGGAAACAACAGAAGCAGTGTTACTTTCACAGACGAAATAGGGACTGAGCGTAAATACACCCTAAACGAAGAAGGATACGCCACGCAATGCGAATATGCTTCTCTCGACCAGAAGAGACAATATACCTTTTTATATACGGACGGCTATCTGACACAAGTGAATGAAAAGATTATGCCCCGGGAAGGAAGCAGCGATGCAGTTGTCGCGCACACTCTTTCTCTACAGTATGACAAGGGCGATTTAATTTCCACCATCTCTCCTTCACTGCCCTATGAATCATCCACCGGTTACGGAAAGCTTCAGACTAATTATGAAGCGGGAGAAGATATCAATTATTATCGTCTTCCCTGTATGCTGGTGGCGGATACTTATCCCCTTTCCTTCCATCGTGAAGCCTTGTTTGCCGGCATGCTTGGCAAACCGACACAACACCTTACTACCGCCTCTTATCCGGAGAAAACCAGTGACACATACACCGAAAGAACCGAATATACTTATAGCTTTGATAAAAACAAGAAACCTGTCAGTCTAAAGGTCAGCACTAAATATGGTAATGGCAAAAGTATATCTTATCTGAATCGCACGATCTCAATTACGATTGAATAA
- a CDS encoding S41 family peptidase, translating to MTNLRKILLIPALIVVSVSSFFSCGVDRWPEYAHLTELDTWMYDIMQQNYLWYQYMPGYDEVNLFQDPATFLSKAKWDKDSYSFVDSVLEAPLPTYGFDYSLVKSQDNDTAYNALITYVIPESPAEKAGLQRGDWIMKVDTSYISKKYETQLLQGTIARELSMGVWKEVEEEPEEGEEVPEEPVMVYKVVPNGVTLDLGAAQSIEDQPVHKYKILTLDNGAKVGYLMYNSFTAGTNNDPEKYNNELRKVSTIFQEANVQATILDLRYNEGGSLDCVQLLATILVPNARMGTPMAYLEYNDKNLDKDATINFDQEVLKTGVNLNQNTLVAITSGTTAGAAEMLLTSLYKEEQAPNIIVMGSASKGQTVATEQFINETYRWSVNPVVCTVYNSDHDAGEDAFVLVPSDKFKISETSINGTTDYSQFLPFGNPKERMLSIAIQTLEGTYPPKDEDKEEETRSTKSIKIEKSVSSPASRRFAGGLRIK from the coding sequence ATGACGAATTTACGCAAAATACTACTTATACCTGCCCTGATCGTCGTATCTGTCAGCAGCTTCTTTTCGTGTGGTGTGGACCGCTGGCCGGAATATGCCCACCTGACTGAACTGGATACATGGATGTATGATATCATGCAACAGAATTATCTGTGGTATCAATATATGCCTGGCTACGATGAAGTAAACCTGTTTCAGGACCCTGCCACCTTCTTATCCAAAGCAAAATGGGACAAAGACAGCTACTCTTTTGTAGATTCTGTCCTGGAAGCTCCGTTGCCAACCTATGGATTCGACTACTCGCTCGTCAAGAGTCAGGATAACGATACGGCATACAATGCCTTGATTACTTATGTTATCCCCGAATCACCCGCCGAAAAAGCCGGACTCCAACGCGGTGACTGGATTATGAAAGTAGACACTTCCTATATCAGCAAGAAGTATGAAACGCAACTACTGCAAGGTACAATAGCAAGAGAACTTTCGATGGGGGTATGGAAAGAAGTCGAGGAAGAGCCCGAAGAAGGGGAAGAAGTACCGGAAGAACCGGTTATGGTGTATAAAGTAGTGCCGAACGGTGTCACGCTGGATTTGGGAGCCGCCCAGTCTATAGAAGACCAACCGGTACATAAATACAAAATTCTGACTTTAGACAATGGTGCTAAAGTCGGCTATCTGATGTACAACAGCTTCACCGCCGGAACCAATAACGATCCGGAGAAGTATAATAATGAATTACGTAAAGTCTCAACGATATTTCAGGAAGCCAACGTACAAGCCACTATCCTTGACCTTCGCTATAACGAAGGAGGATCGCTGGACTGTGTTCAGTTACTTGCCACCATCCTTGTGCCAAATGCAAGAATGGGCACTCCGATGGCTTATCTGGAATATAACGACAAGAACTTGGACAAAGACGCGACCATCAATTTCGATCAGGAGGTGCTGAAGACCGGTGTCAATCTGAATCAAAACACTTTGGTAGCAATCACCAGCGGAACAACAGCCGGAGCAGCAGAAATGCTACTGACCAGCCTATACAAAGAGGAGCAGGCTCCTAACATTATTGTCATGGGTAGCGCAAGCAAGGGACAAACAGTAGCTACAGAGCAATTCATCAATGAAACCTACCGCTGGTCTGTCAATCCGGTGGTATGCACCGTTTACAACTCCGACCATGATGCAGGCGAAGACGCATTCGTGCTTGTTCCCAGCGATAAATTCAAAATAAGCGAAACGTCTATTAACGGGACTACTGATTACAGCCAGTTCCTCCCTTTCGGCAATCCTAAAGAAAGAATGCTAAGCATAGCCATCCAGACATTGGAGGGAACCTATCCGCCGAAAGACGAAGACAAAGAAGAAGAAACTCGAAGTACCAAGAGTATTAAGATAGAAAAAAGTGTCAGCAGTCCTGCCAGCAGAAGATTTGCCGGAGGGTTACGGATTAAATAA